The genome window TTTTTCGATTATTTAAAGCGGTATGTGATACGTCCACGTGTCAAATCGTACGGACTCATCTCCACTGTAACACGATCTCCCGCTAAAATACGAATATAGTTTTTACGAATTTTACCAGAAACTGTTGCTAAAATCTGATGTCCATTTTCAAGTTCAACCGTAAACATAGCATTCGGCATAGTATCAACTACTTTGCCTTCTACTTCAATCACATCGTCTTTTGCCACGCAAAAGTACCTCCATAAATTTCGATTCATTCCTCTGAGCACAGAGGTAACAATTATAAGTCAGACTAACTAATTGTAACACTAGTTGTCCAATATTGCAAGCATGAAAAACGCTTTTATTTCAAATTTGCCAAGACTTTTTCAATGTCTGAAAATACATCATTGATATCTTGGTTTCCTTGGATATCATGTACGAGTCCTTTTGAACGATAAAATTCAATGATTGGTTCTCCTTGTGCAATATTGACGTCCAAACGACGTTTAACCGTTTCTGGTTTGTCATCTTCACGTTGGTAGAAATCTTCCTCTTTGTAATCAACTGGTGGGTTGAATACTTTATGGAAAGTTTCGCCAGTTTCACGGTGAATGATACGACCACTCAAACGTTCAAGTAGGCATGATGGATCTACTTCGATGTTAATAACACCTTCAAGTTCAATTCCAAGTTCAGCCAATGTTTTGTCCAAGGCATGAGCTTGTTCAATTGTACGTGGATAGCCATCCAAAAGGAAACCTGTTTCTTTAATATCATCTTGAGCAAGGCGTTCTTTCACAATTCCATTGGTTACTTCATCTGGTACCAACTCACCTTTATCAATGTATGATTTTGCAAGCACACCCATTTCAGTTTGGTTAGCCATCGCTGCGCGGAACATATCTCCAGTGGAGATGTGCGCTACGTGAAACTCTTCAACGATTTTAGCTGCTTGAGTTCCTTTACCTGCTCCAGGCAACCCCATAATTAAAAGATTCATGATGAATTCTCCTTATTTTGTTTTTAAATGGAAGCAGGAGCGAATTCCTATTTCCATTTAAAAACAAAATAGAAGGCTGACAAAGTCAACCTTATTCTATTCTGTTGTTGTGTCCATAAATCCGACATACTTACGTTTTAATAAGTAGCCTTCTAATTGTTTCATTCCCTCAATACCTGTTGAAATAATGATTAACAAACTAGTTCCTCCAAGAGCAACTGCATCTGTCAAACCAAATAAATCTCGAGCTAGGATTGGAATGATGGTAATAAAGCCAAGGAATACTGATCCGACACTTGCTAAACGACGTAGCAAACGAGACATAAACTCTTCTGTCCCCTTACCAGGGCGTACGCCTGGGATATAGGCACCACTCTTTTGAAGGTTTTCTGCCGTTTTTTCAGGATTGATCTGAACAAACGTGTAGAAGAAGGTGAAGAGAATGATCAATAAGGCATACATTGCCACACCAGTTGGTGTGTTTGTAGCCAACATGGCTTGAGCTGTTTTCACCCATCCTGCATTGTAACCCATAGCGCTAATCACTTGGAAAATCGCAGCAGGCGCTGCTGTAATCGAACTAGCGAAGATGACAGGAATAACCCCTGCTGGGTTTACTTTCAAAGGAAGGTAAGAACTTGACGGAGCTCCTTGTGCAATCTTTGTATATTGGATTGGAATCTTGTATTGTGCTTGCTCTACAAAGGTTGTAAAGTAAACAATAACCAAGACAGCAAGGATTAATACCCCAACAAAAATGAGGGAATTGGTCATTTGACCAGAACGAACATTCACAAATGCATTTTCATAGATTTCTTTAATCATCTCAGGAATTGATGACACAATCCCTGCAAAGATAATCATTGAAACACCATTACCGTAGCCTTTATCTGTGATTTGTTCTCCAAGCCAAGTCACAATCATGGAACCGGTCGTCAGAATCGCACCGATTAACAGATAAGTTTTGGCATTTGGAGTAGCGACTAATTTCGCCTGAGACAAAGTGTGGAAGGTGGCTGTAATCCCGATGGATTGAACAAAGGCTAGAACCAAAGAAATATAGCGTGTTGCTTGGTTGAGCTTTCTTCGACCAACTTCCCCTTGTTTGCCCCATTCAACAAACTTAGGTAACAGATCCATTTGCAAAAGTTGTACGACGATCGAAGCTGTGATGTATGGGCTAACCCCTAATGCGAAAACTGAGAAGTTCCTCATGGCATTCCCAGAAACCAAACTGAGCATGTTCAAGAAGGACACATCTTGAAGGTTGTTCAGAATTTTCGCATTTACACCAGGCACTGTAATCGTGGTCCCAATGCGGAAAACAAGAATGATGAAGATCGTAAATAAAATCTTCGACCGTACTTGTTTCACCTTAAATGCATCTTTTAATAATTTAAAAAACATAGGTCACCTCACTTAGATGACTTCAACTGAACCACCTTTAGCAGTGATAGCTTCTTCAGCTGATTTAGAGAATTTAGCTGCTTTAACAGTCAACTTCTTAGTCAATTCTCCGTTACCAAGAATTTTGATACCTGATTTTTCAGCTTTTACAATTCCTGATTCTACAAGTACTACTGGAGTTACTTCAGCACCATCTTCAAAGGCGTTCAATTGATCAAGGTTCACAATAGCATATTCTTTAGCGTTGATGTTTGTAAATCCACGTTTTGGAAGACGACGGAACAATGGAGTTTGTCCACCTTCAAAACCAAGACGTACACCGCCACCGCTACGAGCTTTTTGACCTTTTTGACCACGGCCAGAAGTTTTACCATTACCAGATGAAGTACCACGACCAACACGGTTGCGGACTTTACGTGAACCTGTAGCAGGTTGTAATTCATGAAGTTTCATTATTAATTTTCTCCTCTTTTGTAAATTGCTAACGCATGTAATCAGGAAAAGGTGTCCTAACTACAAACTCGCCTATACTTATATTTAGTTTTAGGGGATGAGAACCTCTCATACCCCTGAAAACTTTGTTTCTATTTCAAATAGATTATTTTACTTCTTCAACTGTTACTAAGTGAGATACAGCAGTGATCATACCACGTACTGCTGGGTTATCTTCTTTAATAACAGAGCTGTTCAATTTGCCAAGTCCAAGTGCTACAACAGTTTTACGTTGTGACGGGATGCGTCCGATTGGAGACTTAGTCAAAGTAATTTTAATTTGAGCCATTTGAATCTCCTTTCTTAAGCCAAGTCAGAAACTGAAATACCACGAAGAGCAGCAACTTCATCAGCGCGTTTCAATTGTGCCAAACCGTTAACAGTTGCACGAACGATGTTGATTGGAGTGTTTGATCCAAGTGATTTAGATGTAACATCTGCAATACCTGCCAATTCGACAACGGCACGAACTGCTCCACCTGCAGCAACCCCAGCCCCTTCGATAGCTGGTTTCAACAATACACGAGCTCCACCAAATACTGATGTTACTTCATGTGGAATTGTTGTTCCAACCATAGGAACTTCGATCAAGTTTTTCTTAGCATCTTCAACAGCCTTACGGATTGCTTCTGGAACTTCTTGAGCTTTACCAGTACCAAATCCAACACGGCCATTACGGTCACCAACAACTACAAGAGCTGCAAAACGAAGACGACGTCCACCTTTAACAACTTTTGTTACACGGTTGATGGCAACTACGCGTTCTTCAAGTTCAACTGCATTATCTTTAAATGCCATTTTCTAGTGTCCTCCTATTAGAATTTCAATCCGTTTTCACGAGCTGCATCAGCCAAAGCTTTAACACGTCCGTGATATAGATATCCACCGCGGTCGAACACCACTTCAGAAATACCTTTAGCAACTGCACGTTCAGCAACAAGTTTGCCGACAACAACGGCTTGTTCAGTTTTAGTTCCTTTTGAAACTTCTTTGTCAAGAGTTGAAGCGCTTGCGAGCGTTACACCCGCTACGTCATCAATTACTTGAGCGTAGATGCCTGTATTAGAACGGAATACGTTCAAACGTGGGCGATCAGCAGTTCCAGAGAGTTTTCCGCGAACGCGACGGTGGCGTTTTTGACGGATTTTGTTTTTATCTGGTTTCGAAATCACAATTTTCACCTCTTAATTTTAAAATCATGTGCTAAGCACTGAGTTGGTAAGATGAAGGTTGGTTGAAAAACAACCAAACTACATTATTTACCTGTTTTACCTTCTTTGCGGCGAACGTATTCACCAACATAACGGATCCCTTTACCTTTGTATGGTTCAGGTGAACGAAGGCTACGTACATAAGCAGCTGTTTGACCAACTACTTCTTTTGAAATTCCGCTAACAACGATTGTTGTTGGGTTTGGGAGTTCAAAAGTAATTCCTTCTGGAGCTTCAACTTCGTCTGGGTGTGATTTACCAACAGCCAAAACAAGTTTTGATCCTTGAAGTTGTGCACGGTATCCAACCCCGCGCATTTCAAGTTCTTTCTTGAATCCTTCTGATACACCAGTAACCATGTTGTTCAAAAGGGCACGAGTTGTTCCGTGGATTGTTTTCATTTCTTTTGAATCGTTTGGACGGTGAAGTGTTACTTCAGTACCTTCCACACGGATTTCAATATCTTTTGAGAACTCACGAGTAAGTTCTCCTTTAGGTCCTTTTACAGTTACAACGTTGTCATTGTTAGTGATTTCAACACCAGCAGGCAACACGATAACTTTATTACCAATACGTGACATGTTTTTTATTCTCCTGTTAAATTGTCAGGCCTTTGCGGGCCAGTTTTCACGGGGTTTAAATCTTTTTGATTTAAAAGTTAATGTTTAGGTCTCAATTTCTAAGTGAATCGAGGCATTGTCTCGCAGACATAACTTTGGGTTAGGCAAGAGACAATAACGAAGAATCACAACGAAATTGGGAGCTAAATATTACCAAACGTAAGCGATAACTTCCCCACCAACGTTCTTTTGGCGTGCTTCTTTATCAGTAAGCAAACCTTCAGAAGTTGAAAGGATAGCAATTCCAAGTCCGTTAAGAACTTTTGGAAGATCTTCACGTTTTTTGTAAACACGCAAACCTGGTTTTGATACACGTTTCAAGTTTGTGATAACTTTTTCACCGTTTTGTCCGTATTTCAAGAATACACGGATGATGCCTTGTTTGTCATCTTCGATGAATTCAACGTTTTTTACAAAACCTTCGCGTTTAAGGATTTCAGCAATCCCTTTTTTGATGTTTGATGCAGGTACTTCAAGTACTTCGTGTTTTGCTTGGTTAGCGTTACGAATACGTGTAAGGAAGTCTGCGATTGGGTCAGTCATAACCATTATAATTTCTCCTCTTACTAGTAGTTTGCAAGTTGCACTTGCTAGTTAATACATGATACAGAGAGCGTAACAGCGAGAGCAAAAATAGGCAATTTGATGCAGGAGCGATGCTCCAAAGAAAATTGGTCTTTTTTGCCAAAGCTGTAGCTCGTGTTCAAATTGGCAAGCCCAACTGAACCCGGGCTAAACTCTGTGTGAAAAAGATAAACTTTCCTAGAAACTAAAGTTTCTTCGTCAAGTTTCCTATTTTCACTTGGAGTTTTAACGCCCTTGATATCTTAAATTACCAAGATGCTTTTGTGACACCTGGGATTTGACCTTTATATGCCAATTCACGGAAGCAAACACGGCAAAGTTTAAACTTGCGGTAAACTGAGTGTGGACGTCCACAACGTTCACAGCGAGTGTATGCTTGAGTAGAGAACTTCGCTGGGCGTTTGTTCTTAGCAATCATAGATTTTTTAGCCATTAGTTTTACCTCCTATATTATTTTGCAAACGGCATACCGAGGCCAGTAAGCAATGCACGTGATTCTTCGTCTGTGTTCGCTGTAGTTACGATTACGATATCCAAACCACGCGTTTTATCAACATCATCAAAGTTGATTTCTGGGAAGATCAATTGTTCTTTCACACCAAGTGTGTAGTTTCCGCGTCCATCAAATGATTTTGTTGGAACACCATGGAAGTCACGTACACGTGGAAGTGAAACTGTTACCAATTTATCTAAGAATTCGTACATACGTTCACCACGAAGGGTAACTTTTGCACCGATCGCAACACCTTCACGAAGACGGAAGCCGGCGATTGAT of Streptococcus sp. S5 contains these proteins:
- the infA gene encoding translation initiation factor IF-1 gives rise to the protein MAKDDVIEVEGKVVDTMPNAMFTVELENGHQILATVSGKIRKNYIRILAGDRVTVEMSPYDLTRGRITYRFK
- a CDS encoding adenylate kinase, translated to MNLLIMGLPGAGKGTQAAKIVEEFHVAHISTGDMFRAAMANQTEMGVLAKSYIDKGELVPDEVTNGIVKERLAQDDIKETGFLLDGYPRTIEQAHALDKTLAELGIELEGVINIEVDPSCLLERLSGRIIHRETGETFHKVFNPPVDYKEEDFYQREDDKPETVKRRLDVNIAQGEPIIEFYRSKGLVHDIQGNQDINDVFSDIEKVLANLK
- the secY gene encoding preprotein translocase subunit SecY, which produces MFFKLLKDAFKVKQVRSKILFTIFIILVFRIGTTITVPGVNAKILNNLQDVSFLNMLSLVSGNAMRNFSVFALGVSPYITASIVVQLLQMDLLPKFVEWGKQGEVGRRKLNQATRYISLVLAFVQSIGITATFHTLSQAKLVATPNAKTYLLIGAILTTGSMIVTWLGEQITDKGYGNGVSMIIFAGIVSSIPEMIKEIYENAFVNVRSGQMTNSLIFVGVLILAVLVIVYFTTFVEQAQYKIPIQYTKIAQGAPSSSYLPLKVNPAGVIPVIFASSITAAPAAIFQVISAMGYNAGWVKTAQAMLATNTPTGVAMYALLIILFTFFYTFVQINPEKTAENLQKSGAYIPGVRPGKGTEEFMSRLLRRLASVGSVFLGFITIIPILARDLFGLTDAVALGGTSLLIIISTGIEGMKQLEGYLLKRKYVGFMDTTTE
- the rplO gene encoding 50S ribosomal protein L15; amino-acid sequence: MKLHELQPATGSRKVRNRVGRGTSSGNGKTSGRGQKGQKARSGGGVRLGFEGGQTPLFRRLPKRGFTNINAKEYAIVNLDQLNAFEDGAEVTPVVLVESGIVKAEKSGIKILGNGELTKKLTVKAAKFSKSAEEAITAKGGSVEVI
- the rpmD gene encoding 50S ribosomal protein L30, encoding MAQIKITLTKSPIGRIPSQRKTVVALGLGKLNSSVIKEDNPAVRGMITAVSHLVTVEEVK
- the rpsE gene encoding 30S ribosomal protein S5; this translates as MAFKDNAVELEERVVAINRVTKVVKGGRRLRFAALVVVGDRNGRVGFGTGKAQEVPEAIRKAVEDAKKNLIEVPMVGTTIPHEVTSVFGGARVLLKPAIEGAGVAAGGAVRAVVELAGIADVTSKSLGSNTPINIVRATVNGLAQLKRADEVAALRGISVSDLA
- the rplR gene encoding 50S ribosomal protein L18 — encoded protein: MISKPDKNKIRQKRHRRVRGKLSGTADRPRLNVFRSNTGIYAQVIDDVAGVTLASASTLDKEVSKGTKTEQAVVVGKLVAERAVAKGISEVVFDRGGYLYHGRVKALADAARENGLKF
- the rplF gene encoding 50S ribosomal protein L6, translating into MSRIGNKVIVLPAGVEITNNDNVVTVKGPKGELTREFSKDIEIRVEGTEVTLHRPNDSKEMKTIHGTTRALLNNMVTGVSEGFKKELEMRGVGYRAQLQGSKLVLAVGKSHPDEVEAPEGITFELPNPTTIVVSGISKEVVGQTAAYVRSLRSPEPYKGKGIRYVGEYVRRKEGKTGK
- the rpsH gene encoding 30S ribosomal protein S8, which produces MVMTDPIADFLTRIRNANQAKHEVLEVPASNIKKGIAEILKREGFVKNVEFIEDDKQGIIRVFLKYGQNGEKVITNLKRVSKPGLRVYKKREDLPKVLNGLGIAILSTSEGLLTDKEARQKNVGGEVIAYVW
- a CDS encoding type Z 30S ribosomal protein S14, with product MAKKSMIAKNKRPAKFSTQAYTRCERCGRPHSVYRKFKLCRVCFRELAYKGQIPGVTKASW
- the rplE gene encoding 50S ribosomal protein L5, which codes for MANRLKEKYLNEVVPSLTEQFNYSSVMAVPKVDKIVLNMGVGDAVSNAKNLEKAAEELALISGQKPLITKAKKSIAGFRLREGVAIGAKVTLRGERMYEFLDKLVTVSLPRVRDFHGVPTKSFDGRGNYTLGVKEQLIFPEINFDDVDKTRGLDIVIVTTANTDEESRALLTGLGMPFAK